A single genomic interval of Mangifera indica cultivar Alphonso chromosome 5, CATAS_Mindica_2.1, whole genome shotgun sequence harbors:
- the LOC123216624 gene encoding desiccation-related protein PCC13-62 encodes MSSKVKMATLSLLFVCFISILNIRKVMCAASCGPIIANDKDRIQVALNLEFLEAEFFLNGALGKGLDAIDPGLAAGGPPPAGAKKANLDPLTNQIIEEFGYQEVGHLRAIVKTIGGFPRPLLNLSTENFANIFNEAVGFKLSPPFDPYFNTLNYLLACYVIPYVGLVGYVGTIPNLVNYTSRELVAGLLGVESGQDAVIRTLLYEKANEKVQPYNLTVADFSSRISQLRNQLGMCGIKDEGLIVPPTLGAEGKTESNILSADADSLSYERTPQEVLRIVYGTGDEHKPGGFFPNGGNGRIAKEYLHET; translated from the exons ATGTCTTCAAAAGTAAAAATGGCTACTCTGTCTTTGCTTTTTGTCtgttttatttcaatattgaaTATCCGGAAGGTCATGTGTGCTGCTTCCTGTGGACCAATTATAGCTAATGATAAGGATCGTATTCAAGTAGCTCTCAACTTGGAGTTCCTAGAAGCCGAGTTTTTCTTGAACGGTGCACTTGGCAAGGGGCTTGACGCAATAGATCCAGGTTTGGCAGCTGGTGGCCCTCCTCCTGCGGGCGCCAAGAAGGCTAATCTTGACCCTCTTACGAATCAGATCATCGAAGAATTTGGTTATCAGGAAGTTGGTCATCTCAG GGCAATTGTAAAAACAATTGGTGGGTTTCCAAGGCCCCTATTGAATCTGAGCACTGAGAATTTCGCTAATATATTTAACGAAGCAGTTGGCTTCAAATTGTCACCTCCATTCGATCCTTACTTCAACACTCTCAACTATCTCTTAGCGTGCTACGTTATCCCTTATGTGGGACTTGTGGGTTATGTTGGCACCATACCAAACCTCGTAAACTACACTTCTCGAGAA TTGGTTGCGGGACTCTTGGGAGTGGAATCTGGGCAAGATGCAGTGATACGAACACTATTATACGAGAAAGCAAATGAGAAGGTGCAGCCGTACAACTTAACAGTGGCCGATTTCAGCAGCCGTATTTCCCAGCTTAGGAACCAGCTGGGCATGTGTGGCATCAAAGATGAAGGGCTTATAGTGCCACCAACACTTGGAGCCGAGGGCAAGACAGAAAGTAACATCTTATCGGCGGATGCAGACTCTCTATCTTATGAAAGAACGCCGCAGGAGGTTTTAAGGATAGTATATGGAACTGGTGATGAACACAAGCCTGGAGGATTTTTCCCCAACGGTGGCAATGGAAGGATTGCAAAAGAATATCTTCATGAAACCTAG